From Piliocolobus tephrosceles isolate RC106 chromosome 16, ASM277652v3, whole genome shotgun sequence, the proteins below share one genomic window:
- the LOC111537642 gene encoding 60S ribosomal protein L18a, with protein sequence MKASGTLREYKVVGRCLPTPKCHTPPLYRMRIFAPNHVVAKSRFWYFVSQLKKMKKSSGEIVYCGQVFEKSPLRVKNFGIWLRYDSRSGTHNMYREYRDLTTAGAVTQCYRDMGARHRARAHSIQIMKVEEIAASKCRRPAVKQFHDSKIKFPLPHRVLRRQHKPRFTTKRPNTFF encoded by the coding sequence ATGAAGGCTTCTGGCACACTACGAGAGTACAAGGTGGTGGGTCGCTGCCTGCCCACCCCCAAATGCCACACACCACCCCTCTACCGCATGCGAATCTTTGCGCCTAATCATGTCGTCGCCAAGTCCCGCTTCTGGTACTTCGTATCTCAgttaaagaagatgaagaagtctTCAGGGGAGATTGTCTACTGTGGGCAGGTGTTTGAGAAGTCCCCACTGCGGGTAAAGAACTTTGGAATCTGGCTGCGCTATGACTCCCGGAGCGGCACCCACAACATGTACCGGGAATACCGGGACCTGACCACTGCGGGCGCTGTCACCCAGTGCTACCGAGACATGGGTGCCCGGCACCGTGCCCGGGCCCACTCCATTCAGATCATGAAGGTGGAGGAGATCGCAGCCAGCAAGTGCCGTCGGCCGGCTGTCAAGCAGTTCCACGACTCCAAGATCAAGTTCCCGCTGCCCCACCGGGTCCTGCGCCGTCAGCACAAGCCACGCTTCACCACCAAGAGGCCCAACACCTTCTTTTAG